In the genome of Gloeotrichia echinulata CP02, one region contains:
- a CDS encoding Uma2 family endonuclease encodes MLTTPVTSVTFAEYLTYDDGTGFHYELVDGRLELMNPPTIEHFLITKWLEQLLDGEIQRLNLPWLSFRESGVRTGQNKSRLTDLCVVTLEQAKELMKVSAVFQSPPLLIVEVVSPESVKRDYRYKRSEYAALEVPEYWIVDPLEGKISVLLLEEGLYEETVFTNSQNIRSRTFPELSITVEQVLNAGNLG; translated from the coding sequence ATGCTAACAACACCAGTAACCAGCGTCACGTTTGCGGAGTACCTAACTTATGATGATGGTACAGGGTTCCATTATGAACTGGTGGATGGCAGACTAGAACTAATGAATCCACCTACTATTGAACATTTTCTGATTACCAAATGGCTTGAACAATTACTGGATGGAGAAATCCAGCGGTTAAATTTACCTTGGCTATCTTTTCGAGAGAGTGGCGTGAGAACGGGGCAAAATAAATCTAGGTTGACGGACTTGTGTGTGGTGACGCTGGAACAAGCAAAAGAATTGATGAAGGTGTCAGCAGTATTTCAGTCGCCCCCGTTACTAATTGTCGAAGTGGTCAGTCCAGAGTCTGTGAAACGGGACTATCGCTATAAGCGGTCTGAATATGCGGCGTTAGAGGTTCCTGAGTATTGGATTGTAGACCCACTCGAAGGTAAGATTTCTGTATTATTACTAGAGGAAGGACTGTACGAAGAAACAGTTTTTACTAATAGCCAAAATATTAGATCGCGGACGTTTCCAGAGTTAAGTATTACCGTTGAGCAGGTGTTGAACGCTGGGAATCTTGGCTAG